A genome region from Altererythrobacter aquiaggeris includes the following:
- a CDS encoding CoA transferase, whose translation MTNAAGKLEGIKVVDLSQFLPGPALTLMMADQGAEVTKVEPAGGDPARAMAPFETGENGTHSVWFTNLNRGKRSITLDLKSAAGKQAMWVLLEQADVMIEGFRPGVMKRLGFDYEAVSARNPRIVYCSISAFGQDGAMAHHPAHDMAVQAVAGSLSVNDGPNEIPVVPGVPSADMAAGLTGLSAVLMALIGREKSGRGDYIDCAMLDAMMPWCSHTAGTAIAGGESPRSASQRSLGGAAFYNVYSTLDARQIVLGGREEKFARNLLGALGMPERVEEAMREAGEQDQLIADLRKIFATKTRGEWVQWFAGRDVAFSPVLDYREALDSAHFAERGLWIETGGRHMIAPAIRFASQARRTVSGQVPDLS comes from the coding sequence ATGACGAACGCTGCGGGTAAACTCGAAGGCATCAAAGTGGTGGACCTGTCACAGTTCCTGCCCGGCCCGGCGCTGACATTGATGATGGCGGATCAGGGCGCCGAAGTGACGAAAGTCGAGCCGGCGGGCGGCGATCCGGCGCGCGCCATGGCTCCTTTCGAAACTGGCGAAAACGGAACCCACTCGGTCTGGTTTACCAACCTCAATCGCGGCAAACGCAGTATCACGCTTGACCTCAAATCCGCCGCCGGAAAACAGGCAATGTGGGTTTTGCTCGAACAGGCGGATGTCATGATCGAAGGGTTCCGCCCCGGCGTGATGAAGCGGCTTGGCTTTGATTACGAGGCGGTATCGGCGCGCAATCCGCGGATCGTCTATTGTTCGATTTCCGCCTTTGGGCAGGATGGCGCGATGGCGCACCATCCGGCGCATGATATGGCCGTGCAGGCAGTGGCGGGGTCGCTGTCGGTTAACGATGGGCCAAACGAAATCCCGGTGGTGCCGGGCGTCCCGAGCGCGGATATGGCGGCAGGGCTGACTGGCCTTTCCGCAGTGTTGATGGCGCTGATCGGACGCGAGAAATCGGGGCGCGGCGATTATATCGACTGCGCGATGCTGGATGCGATGATGCCATGGTGCAGCCATACCGCAGGTACCGCGATTGCGGGCGGCGAAAGTCCGCGCTCTGCCAGTCAGCGATCGCTTGGCGGGGCTGCATTCTACAATGTCTATTCGACACTGGACGCGCGTCAGATAGTTCTGGGCGGGCGCGAGGAAAAATTCGCGCGCAACTTACTGGGCGCGCTGGGTATGCCGGAACGCGTGGAGGAGGCCATGCGCGAGGCTGGTGAACAGGACCAGCTTATCGCTGACCTGCGAAAAATTTTCGCCACCAAAACACGCGGCGAGTGGGTGCAGTGGTTTGCGGGCAGGGACGTCGCTTTCTCGCCCGTGCTGGATTACCGCGAGGCGCTCGACAGCGCGCATTTTGCCGAACGCGGTTTGTGGATCGAAACAGGCGGGCGGCATATGATTGCCCCGGCTATCCGCTTCGCATCGCAAGCCCGACGCACGGTTTCAGGTCAAGTGCCCGATCTTTCCTGA
- a CDS encoding lipopolysaccharide biosynthesis protein — translation MIGKARPMPESLLGRMFANVAWLLGGKTFGAICSLAYLAILTRSLGLKDFGHFSLIFGASQALIAVAGFQTWRVVVRYGVGHVHKQEWDAFGRLGLMAGAIDALGAVLGTVVAYIAIYQFGDVLDINPELSDIAFWFVVAALWALVSAPTGIVRALDRFDMAVYVEALVPSGRLLGALIIWLTGPTLVKFLIVWALVDLIEAAAYWCMARYLAPGSINLRNAFQWRSTRQENPGITRFFMITYASATLEATMRHGPLLAVGYFVGTSAAGLYRLAHQLAQGLSKLTNVLTKAAYAEIARASVAANVMEFRKLAIQTTKLAGAAGAIVIGLAVAIGGHMLALLAGEEFRPAYEVLIPLTVAACFELGSVAFEPVLHSSGKARNALASRLVAVCAMLAALFLVVEKGGGPAAAWSVALGGAVHYLVMGAMAWLTLRRLARENSGEDSAQISR, via the coding sequence ATGATCGGCAAAGCACGTCCCATGCCCGAATCCCTTTTGGGCCGGATGTTTGCTAATGTCGCATGGCTGCTGGGCGGCAAAACCTTTGGCGCGATTTGTAGCCTGGCCTATCTGGCCATCCTGACCAGATCGCTTGGACTGAAAGATTTCGGTCACTTTTCGTTGATCTTCGGCGCGTCGCAAGCACTCATTGCCGTTGCCGGTTTTCAAACCTGGCGCGTGGTCGTGCGCTACGGCGTGGGCCATGTGCACAAACAGGAGTGGGACGCGTTCGGCCGGTTGGGCCTGATGGCTGGTGCAATCGATGCGCTGGGCGCGGTTCTGGGTACCGTGGTCGCCTATATCGCGATTTATCAATTCGGCGACGTACTCGACATCAATCCGGAGCTTTCCGACATTGCATTCTGGTTTGTCGTCGCCGCGCTGTGGGCGCTGGTGTCCGCGCCCACGGGTATCGTTCGTGCGCTCGACCGGTTCGATATGGCGGTATATGTCGAAGCGCTGGTGCCAAGCGGGCGCTTGCTCGGCGCGCTGATCATCTGGCTGACAGGGCCGACACTGGTCAAATTTCTGATCGTCTGGGCGCTTGTCGATCTGATCGAAGCCGCTGCATATTGGTGTATGGCCAGATATCTGGCTCCAGGATCGATCAACCTGCGCAACGCGTTCCAGTGGCGCAGTACGCGCCAGGAAAACCCCGGCATCACGCGGTTTTTCATGATCACTTATGCAAGCGCCACTCTGGAAGCGACGATGCGCCACGGCCCGCTTCTGGCAGTGGGATACTTTGTCGGCACCAGTGCAGCCGGCCTTTACCGCCTGGCGCATCAACTGGCGCAGGGGCTGTCGAAACTGACCAATGTGCTGACCAAGGCAGCTTATGCCGAGATTGCCCGCGCCAGCGTCGCGGCTAACGTGATGGAATTTCGCAAGCTGGCGATCCAGACCACCAAACTGGCCGGTGCTGCGGGGGCAATCGTGATCGGACTGGCCGTCGCAATCGGCGGGCATATGCTGGCGCTACTGGCGGGCGAGGAGTTCCGTCCTGCCTACGAAGTGCTTATTCCGCTAACCGTGGCCGCGTGTTTCGAACTGGGCAGCGTCGCGTTCGAGCCTGTGCTGCATTCCTCCGGCAAGGCGCGCAATGCGCTTGCATCGCGCCTTGTCGCAGTGTGCGCCATGCTTGCCGCGCTGTTTCTGGTTGTCGAAAAAGGTGGCGGACCCGCTGCGGCGTGGTCGGTGGCGCTGGGCGGCGCGGTGCATTATCTGGTCATGGGTGCGATGGCGTGGCTTACGCTGCGGCGTCTTGCGCGCGAAAATTCTGGTGAGGACTCTGCACAAATTTCGCGCTAG
- a CDS encoding M20 family metallopeptidase, giving the protein MLTTDLIENARSIADRIVDLRRAIHAEPELGLQTPLTMAKVRQELAGLPLEWREGGATTGAVATLKGAQPGRRVLLRGDMDALPMQEETCLDFASTIAGRMHACGHDTHTAMLAGAAHILCGMQDQLAGEVQFMFQPGEEGYHGARFMLDDGLIDPLPEAAFALHIMPNAQHGIIAGRSGALMAAADQFEITVKGRGGHASMPHDTRDPVPVACEIVTALQSLVTRRFNAAEAVVVTVSQLDAGSAHNIIPDTATLKGTMRTLSPENRAEVQASITRIAIGIAGAHDMAADVQITEGFPVTICDSKAVALGEAVATGLFGPHSWKTLPSPIMGAEDFSYLLEKVPGAMFFLGVAKQGADWSSCCGIHSNRMMVDETALPNGSAMLAGCAVRFLERGFD; this is encoded by the coding sequence ATGCTGACCACCGATCTGATAGAAAACGCCCGCAGCATTGCAGACCGCATTGTCGATTTGCGCCGCGCAATCCATGCCGAGCCGGAGCTTGGCCTGCAAACGCCGTTGACCATGGCCAAGGTGAGGCAGGAGCTCGCCGGACTGCCGCTGGAATGGCGCGAAGGCGGCGCAACGACCGGTGCCGTCGCCACATTGAAAGGGGCGCAGCCGGGCCGGCGCGTTTTGTTGCGCGGTGATATGGACGCGCTGCCGATGCAGGAAGAAACCTGTCTCGACTTCGCTTCCACGATTGCGGGCCGGATGCATGCTTGCGGACATGATACGCATACTGCGATGCTGGCCGGTGCAGCGCATATCCTTTGCGGTATGCAAGATCAGCTGGCAGGCGAGGTGCAGTTCATGTTCCAACCTGGCGAAGAAGGCTATCATGGCGCACGCTTCATGTTGGATGACGGGCTGATCGATCCGCTGCCCGAAGCTGCCTTTGCGCTGCACATCATGCCCAACGCGCAGCATGGCATAATCGCCGGGCGAAGCGGCGCGCTGATGGCTGCGGCGGACCAGTTCGAAATCACCGTGAAGGGGCGCGGCGGTCACGCATCGATGCCGCATGATACACGCGATCCGGTTCCGGTCGCGTGCGAAATTGTGACCGCTCTGCAAAGCCTGGTTACGCGGCGTTTCAATGCGGCGGAAGCGGTGGTTGTTACCGTGTCGCAACTGGACGCGGGTAGCGCGCATAATATCATTCCCGATACGGCCACGCTTAAAGGCACAATGCGCACCTTGTCGCCGGAAAACCGGGCAGAGGTGCAAGCATCGATCACACGCATCGCCATAGGGATCGCCGGGGCGCACGATATGGCAGCCGACGTCCAGATCACCGAGGGATTTCCTGTAACGATCTGCGACAGCAAAGCGGTTGCGCTGGGCGAAGCAGTGGCGACCGGATTGTTTGGACCGCACAGCTGGAAGACTTTGCCCAGCCCGATCATGGGCGCGGAAGATTTTTCATACCTGCTCGAAAAAGTGCCGGGCGCCATGTTCTTTCTGGGCGTGGCCAAGCAGGGCGCTGACTGGTCCAGCTGCTGCGGTATCCATTCGAACCGCATGATGGTGGATGAAACCGCGCTGCCTAACGGGTCTGCCATGCTGGCGGGTTGTGCGGTGCGGTTCCTGGAACGCGGGTTTGATTGA
- a CDS encoding diacylglycerol/lipid kinase family protein: MNRLTHPFEEMSGPSAQSAGTSEMPPRRNQDGRPLIGVVRNPRSHRNKGRNSQFSGHPDVIVAEPSGRMDLPRVLGELADKGIDYLVINGGDGTIRDVITKGIPIFGDNWPGIIILPKGKTNALAVDLGSPADWSLKNAMDAIDSGRFIERRPIEISPKADPGTQISGFIFGAGAFTIGIRAGQQAHSWGAFNSFAVGATASWGVLQGFFGGADNRWRKGTGMKLWLGKKRLPMKHSGYGDPDRRWLLLVSTLEHFPLGMKIFGRLGSGLKLAVLDAPRRRILAALPVVLFGWDRAWMPRAGLHRRVAHEFELDLEDQFILDGEEFPGGTYIVREGPLLRFVVP, from the coding sequence ATGAACCGGTTGACCCACCCGTTTGAAGAAATGTCAGGCCCGTCGGCTCAGTCTGCCGGCACGTCTGAAATGCCGCCGCGCCGCAATCAGGATGGCCGCCCCCTGATAGGTGTCGTGCGCAACCCGCGCAGCCACCGGAACAAGGGGCGCAACTCGCAATTTTCCGGCCATCCCGATGTTATCGTCGCGGAGCCTTCGGGCAGAATGGATCTACCGCGCGTGCTTGGCGAACTGGCGGACAAAGGGATCGATTATCTGGTGATCAATGGCGGCGATGGCACCATCCGCGATGTTATTACAAAAGGGATCCCGATTTTCGGTGATAATTGGCCGGGGATCATTATTCTTCCCAAAGGCAAGACCAATGCGCTGGCTGTCGATCTGGGCTCGCCGGCGGACTGGTCGCTCAAGAATGCGATGGACGCAATCGACAGCGGCCGGTTTATTGAACGCCGGCCTATCGAAATCAGCCCCAAGGCCGATCCGGGCACCCAGATCAGCGGTTTCATATTTGGCGCCGGCGCATTCACCATTGGCATCAGGGCGGGTCAGCAAGCGCATAGCTGGGGCGCATTCAATTCCTTTGCCGTTGGCGCGACCGCATCCTGGGGTGTTTTACAGGGATTTTTTGGCGGCGCGGACAACCGCTGGCGCAAGGGTACGGGGATGAAGCTGTGGCTTGGCAAAAAGCGCCTGCCGATGAAGCATAGCGGATATGGGGATCCTGATCGCCGCTGGCTGTTGCTGGTTTCCACGCTGGAGCATTTCCCGCTCGGCATGAAGATTTTCGGGCGCCTGGGGTCGGGTCTGAAGCTGGCAGTGCTGGATGCGCCGCGCCGGCGGATTCTGGCGGCGCTACCCGTCGTTCTGTTTGGCTGGGACAGGGCCTGGATGCCCCGCGCTGGTCTCCATCGGCGGGTGGCGCACGAATTCGAGCTTGACCTGGAAGACCAGTTCATTCTCGACGGGGAAGAATTTCCCGGCGGCACATATATCGTGCGCGAAGGACCACTGCTGCGGTTTGTTGTCCCGTGA
- a CDS encoding MarR family transcriptional regulator: protein MGSLLHDVSRLRRTVADRVMREFEITWAQGWMLLHLDNHEGEMRQVDLATLLDIGAVALGTQIDRLEERGYVERRADPGDRRSKHLFLTNAGKEKLDQVLPEALALDHSMTEGLSTGELAQTAAILQRMKNRLVELDDNARSAN from the coding sequence TTGGGCAGCCTGCTCCACGACGTGTCGCGGCTTCGCCGGACTGTCGCAGACCGGGTTATGCGCGAGTTCGAGATTACCTGGGCGCAGGGATGGATGCTGCTGCATCTCGACAATCATGAGGGCGAAATGCGGCAGGTCGATCTCGCCACCCTGCTCGATATCGGTGCTGTCGCGCTGGGCACCCAGATCGACCGGCTGGAAGAACGCGGATATGTCGAACGCAGGGCGGACCCCGGCGACCGGCGATCAAAGCATTTGTTTTTAACCAATGCCGGCAAAGAAAAGCTGGACCAGGTTCTCCCCGAAGCCCTCGCGCTCGATCATTCGATGACCGAAGGGCTTTCAACCGGTGAGTTGGCGCAAACGGCAGCCATCCTGCAGCGGATGAAAAACCGCCTGGTCGAGCTCGATGACAATGCGCGTTCGGCAAATTAG
- a CDS encoding phosphocholine cytidylyltransferase family protein — MIEHAILLSAGQGSRMLPLTTERPKCLIDFSGKSLIEWQVELLARNGVKRIDVVTGFMTEKVEAVLHAMDIPGVTVRTLFNPFFEVADNLGSCWIARAAMDGDFLILNGDTLVSDEVVKRVQLGNDWPIAVTVDIKQAYDSDDMKVTRADDGRLLRIGKTLTASQSNSESIGFLAFRGEGAALFKEKVRATMRTPDGVKHWYLKVIDSLAQESDRVGTLSIEGLGWAEVDFLTDIEIATKLTDRWIAQA, encoded by the coding sequence ATGATCGAACATGCCATACTTCTCAGCGCCGGCCAGGGCTCGCGTATGCTGCCGCTGACGACCGAACGCCCGAAATGCCTGATCGACTTCTCCGGAAAGTCCTTGATCGAATGGCAAGTCGAACTGCTCGCCAGAAACGGCGTAAAGCGGATTGATGTCGTCACCGGTTTCATGACCGAGAAAGTCGAAGCGGTACTGCACGCAATGGATATTCCGGGAGTTACCGTCCGCACGCTGTTCAACCCGTTCTTCGAAGTTGCCGATAATCTGGGCAGCTGCTGGATCGCGCGCGCAGCAATGGATGGCGATTTTCTTATCCTGAACGGTGATACGCTGGTCTCCGACGAGGTCGTGAAGCGTGTCCAGCTGGGCAATGATTGGCCGATAGCGGTTACGGTCGATATCAAGCAGGCTTACGACAGCGATGATATGAAAGTGACCCGCGCCGATGATGGCCGGTTGCTGCGGATCGGCAAGACGCTGACCGCCAGCCAGAGCAATTCGGAATCGATCGGCTTTCTGGCATTTCGCGGCGAAGGTGCGGCGCTTTTCAAGGAGAAAGTACGCGCCACGATGCGGACGCCGGACGGAGTCAAACACTGGTATCTCAAGGTCATCGACAGTCTTGCGCAGGAAAGTGATCGTGTCGGGACGCTGTCGATCGAAGGGTTGGGCTGGGCGGAAGTCGATTTCCTGACTGATATTGAAATCGCGACCAAACTTACCGATCGCTGGATCGCGCAGGCTTAA
- a CDS encoding nucleotidyltransferase family protein has product MSICVPQIDPDIGIILLAAGRGKRFGQDKLQQTYRGRPLWTFAAEAAENAGFAKRYLVRGPHSPAYLRAGWCEVVNPGADEGMGTSIAAGVAAAQTCTRLVVTLADMPLVDPAHLVRLAVGNGTVFTCYANGKSGSPAAFPAIAFSQLRSLAGDAGAKTLPLENVTAIKPHDMGSLRDVDTAQDLLDLD; this is encoded by the coding sequence ATGAGCATATGCGTGCCGCAGATTGATCCGGATATAGGGATCATACTGCTTGCGGCGGGCCGCGGTAAACGCTTTGGCCAGGACAAATTGCAGCAGACCTATCGCGGCCGCCCGTTATGGACCTTTGCCGCAGAAGCGGCCGAAAATGCAGGTTTTGCAAAACGATATCTCGTGCGCGGACCGCATTCTCCTGCTTATTTGCGCGCCGGGTGGTGCGAAGTTGTCAATCCCGGCGCGGACGAGGGTATGGGAACCTCGATCGCTGCCGGAGTTGCGGCGGCACAAACCTGCACGCGTCTGGTGGTGACGCTGGCCGATATGCCGCTTGTCGATCCGGCGCATCTCGTCAGGCTGGCCGTGGGAAACGGAACCGTTTTCACGTGCTACGCCAATGGAAAGTCGGGTAGTCCGGCGGCATTTCCGGCAATTGCGTTCAGTCAGCTACGCAGCCTTGCAGGCGATGCAGGTGCCAAAACACTGCCGCTTGAGAATGTCACTGCAATCAAACCACATGATATGGGTTCATTGCGCGATGTCGATACGGCGCAAGACCTGCTTGATCTTGATTGA
- a CDS encoding CDP-alcohol phosphatidyltransferase family protein has protein sequence MQEAQSGSNAKLKVRSVGNNPVRLWGMTMDERVRRLARSMDLHGDGSAGTILSNNAVAYDPAWMRHLSTQPGLVLTLDGVPVLAHARDGSEEQRLASAMESGSAPDPHAGLNVLAFEDRPLIENKQLRKRETPFLMPLTKSNVRPLERASYFGAYKGVTDILTKFLWPEWALVLTRIAAKLGMTPNMVTAIGFVCVVAATYLFAQGEYWLGMGAGLIFMVLDTVDGKLARCTVTSSWWGNIFDHGIDLIHPPFWWWFWATGLAAYGLPLSDTMFWLTMFVIQGGYLLQRLIEGIFMRQNGMMHIHVWRRFDSRFRLVTARRNPNMVILFAAMLFYRPDIGLVAVAVWTLISLAVHTVRIFQAQAARRQGHPINSWLSGEGA, from the coding sequence ATGCAAGAGGCACAATCCGGTTCAAACGCCAAATTGAAGGTCAGGAGTGTCGGGAACAATCCCGTCCGCCTTTGGGGTATGACGATGGACGAGCGTGTCCGCCGGCTGGCACGCTCCATGGATTTGCACGGTGACGGTTCTGCAGGGACAATTCTGTCGAACAATGCGGTTGCCTATGATCCGGCGTGGATGCGTCATCTCTCCACCCAGCCGGGCCTGGTGCTGACGCTGGACGGTGTTCCGGTGCTTGCCCATGCCCGCGACGGGTCGGAAGAACAGCGATTGGCAAGCGCCATGGAATCCGGCTCTGCGCCTGATCCCCATGCCGGTCTGAACGTCCTGGCATTCGAAGACCGGCCCTTGATCGAAAACAAGCAGTTGCGGAAGCGCGAGACACCGTTTCTGATGCCGTTGACGAAAAGCAATGTCCGGCCGCTTGAAAGAGCGAGCTATTTTGGCGCTTACAAGGGCGTCACCGACATTCTAACCAAGTTTTTGTGGCCTGAATGGGCTCTGGTCCTGACCCGGATCGCAGCAAAACTGGGCATGACGCCAAACATGGTCACCGCGATCGGTTTTGTCTGCGTTGTGGCTGCGACCTATCTGTTTGCGCAGGGCGAATATTGGCTGGGCATGGGTGCCGGGCTGATTTTCATGGTGCTCGATACGGTTGACGGCAAACTTGCGCGGTGCACCGTCACATCAAGCTGGTGGGGAAATATTTTCGATCATGGCATCGATTTGATACATCCGCCTTTCTGGTGGTGGTTTTGGGCCACAGGTCTTGCAGCTTACGGCCTTCCGCTATCCGATACGATGTTCTGGCTGACGATGTTTGTCATCCAGGGCGGGTATTTGCTCCAGCGCCTGATCGAAGGGATTTTCATGCGCCAGAACGGCATGATGCATATTCATGTCTGGCGGCGGTTTGACAGCCGCTTCCGGCTTGTGACGGCACGGCGCAATCCGAATATGGTTATCCTGTTTGCCGCAATGCTGTTTTATCGCCCCGACATTGGTTTGGTCGCGGTCGCGGTGTGGACGCTTATCAGCCTTGCAGTGCACACGGTGCGGATTTTCCAGGCCCAGGCTGCCCGCAGGCAGGGTCACCCGATCAATTCCTGGCTGTCGGGCGAAGGGGCATGA
- a CDS encoding HIT family protein: MNETIRNFGFPQSLVKEFGHWVVLARPAQPTLGSLVLAAKSNEQAFADLPAAAHAELKSVTVAIENALRGAVRYDKINYLMLMMVDPHVHFHVIPRYEGVREWGAPSSDVREFVDIGWPKMPDLGHAVLHEGTELDALAEWLRNAFEN; the protein is encoded by the coding sequence ATGAACGAAACCATCCGGAATTTCGGCTTCCCGCAAAGCCTCGTAAAAGAATTCGGCCATTGGGTGGTGCTGGCCCGGCCCGCCCAGCCGACGCTTGGGAGTCTGGTACTTGCGGCGAAATCGAATGAACAGGCATTTGCGGATTTACCCGCCGCGGCTCATGCCGAATTGAAATCTGTCACCGTCGCAATCGAAAATGCGCTGCGCGGCGCGGTGCGGTATGACAAGATCAACTATCTGATGCTGATGATGGTCGACCCGCACGTCCATTTCCATGTCATCCCGCGGTACGAAGGCGTGCGCGAATGGGGCGCCCCGTCATCGGATGTACGGGAATTCGTCGACATCGGCTGGCCAAAGATGCCAGATCTGGGTCACGCGGTTCTGCACGAGGGAACCGAGCTTGACGCGCTGGCGGAATGGCTCAGGAACGCGTTTGAAAATTAA
- a CDS encoding nucleotidyltransferase family protein: MKPSALVLAGSRGERDSVALKENVSHKSLALVEGETLLARVIGALRDAGLTTISVSADDPDVMAEALRLGAEISPPESGPSGSVARGFAASGAPLLVTTADHALLRGEWVTSFIADLPAGADIGVALAPRAAVEAAVPGSKRTYLKFADGEWSGCNLFLLATPQAAQAIEAWRSVEANRKRPWRIAARLGVSTLWAYFRGRLTLDQAIVRLGKRLGVEARLVPAKDGLAAVDVDKPQDLAEVRMIAATAKTRQR, encoded by the coding sequence TTGAAGCCGTCTGCTCTGGTTCTGGCTGGTTCGCGGGGGGAGCGCGACAGCGTAGCGTTGAAGGAAAATGTGTCGCACAAGTCGCTTGCGCTGGTCGAAGGCGAAACTCTGCTGGCCCGCGTTATCGGTGCTCTGCGCGATGCCGGATTGACCACTATCAGCGTTTCGGCGGATGACCCCGACGTTATGGCCGAAGCGTTGCGGCTGGGTGCCGAAATTTCGCCGCCCGAAAGCGGCCCCAGTGGCAGTGTCGCGCGCGGGTTTGCCGCGTCAGGCGCTCCGCTGCTGGTGACGACCGCCGATCACGCGCTGCTGAGGGGGGAGTGGGTTACCAGCTTTATTGCGGACCTGCCGGCAGGGGCAGATATCGGCGTCGCTTTGGCACCGCGCGCAGCGGTCGAAGCTGCTGTGCCGGGCAGCAAGCGAACATATCTGAAATTTGCCGATGGCGAGTGGAGTGGCTGCAATCTTTTTTTGCTGGCGACGCCGCAAGCCGCGCAAGCGATCGAGGCGTGGCGCTCGGTCGAAGCCAACCGGAAGCGCCCGTGGCGGATTGCCGCGCGCCTTGGCGTCAGCACTTTGTGGGCCTATTTTCGCGGTCGCCTGACGCTGGACCAGGCCATTGTCAGACTTGGAAAAAGGCTAGGTGTCGAAGCGCGGCTGGTCCCTGCCAAGGACGGATTGGCGGCTGTCGATGTCGATAAACCGCAGGATCTGGCAGAAGTCCGCATGATTGCGGCGACGGCAAAGACCCGTCAGCGATAG
- a CDS encoding GntR family transcriptional regulator, with amino-acid sequence MAVKDAKSQTGKPPRYMQLAGELREAIVAGKFAEGSQFPTENALCKRYEVSRFTVREALRRLQAEGLIARKRGSGTTVQRAAARSGTLHQPLSNVGEILQYGGAVRLPTCQPAAAVCPDIWRSRFTVM; translated from the coding sequence TTGGCTGTCAAAGACGCAAAGTCCCAGACAGGAAAACCGCCGCGTTATATGCAATTGGCGGGGGAGCTGCGCGAAGCAATCGTGGCGGGCAAGTTTGCCGAAGGCAGCCAATTTCCCACCGAAAACGCGCTTTGCAAACGATATGAAGTCAGCCGGTTTACCGTCCGCGAGGCGCTGCGCCGCCTGCAAGCCGAAGGATTGATCGCGCGCAAACGCGGCTCGGGCACGACTGTGCAGCGCGCTGCCGCGCGCAGCGGTACGCTGCACCAGCCGCTGAGCAATGTGGGCGAAATTCTGCAATATGGGGGGGCAGTAAGGTTACCTACGTGCCAACCGGCCGCGGCAGTTTGCCCGGACATTTGGCGGAGCAGATTTACGGTGATGTAA
- a CDS encoding UTRA domain-containing protein, translated as MPTGRGSLPGHLAEQIYGDVTGEWHCFRGVRRHADHLLPIAVTDAYFHEMLGDAVGMLDLSGGTLFNQIERLSGVAIGRVTQCTQAIAATKEVAALLEMDTASPVLRIMRVYTNPAGQIFEISASHHPGGRFAYMMHIDVDS; from the coding sequence GTGCCAACCGGCCGCGGCAGTTTGCCCGGACATTTGGCGGAGCAGATTTACGGTGATGTAACCGGCGAATGGCACTGTTTTCGCGGCGTTCGCCGCCATGCGGACCATTTGCTGCCAATTGCCGTAACCGATGCCTATTTCCATGAAATGCTGGGAGATGCTGTCGGTATGCTGGACCTGAGCGGTGGCACCTTGTTCAACCAGATCGAACGTCTTTCCGGCGTGGCGATCGGCAGGGTCACGCAGTGCACGCAGGCAATCGCTGCGACGAAGGAAGTTGCCGCCTTGCTGGAAATGGATACCGCGTCACCGGTGCTCCGGATCATGCGAGTCTATACCAACCCGGCCGGACAGATTTTCGAAATTTCAGCCAGCCATCATCCCGGCGGCCGGTTTGCCTATATGATGCATATCGACGTCGATAGCTGA
- a CDS encoding DUF2141 domain-containing protein, whose translation MVKILNTALAALAIGGLAMSAPAYGQYKQKISNDMSKCRGSGPAVKVTVTGVKSGSGTMRVQLYRATKSEWLEKGRWLNRIETPARAGTMTFCLPAPSAGTYGVAVRHDLNGDRKTDIFSDGGAISNNPSINILNLGKPNYKKAAFAVGNTVESINVRMRYR comes from the coding sequence ATGGTAAAAATTCTGAACACCGCCTTGGCGGCGTTGGCAATTGGCGGCCTTGCCATGTCGGCGCCCGCATATGGCCAATACAAACAAAAAATCAGCAACGACATGTCCAAATGCCGCGGCAGCGGGCCGGCTGTCAAAGTGACAGTTACGGGCGTCAAGAGCGGGTCCGGCACAATGCGCGTTCAGCTATATCGGGCAACAAAGTCCGAATGGCTCGAAAAAGGTCGCTGGCTCAACCGGATCGAAACCCCCGCGCGTGCGGGAACGATGACCTTTTGCCTGCCTGCGCCAAGTGCCGGCACATACGGTGTGGCGGTGCGGCATGACCTTAACGGTGACCGCAAGACAGACATTTTTTCCGATGGCGGGGCGATTTCCAACAACCCGAGCATCAACATCCTCAATCTTGGGAAACCGAATTACAAAAAGGCTGCATTTGCGGTCGGTAACACTGTTGAATCCATCAATGTGCGGATGCGCTATCGCTGA